The following coding sequences are from one Arthrobacter sp. 24S4-2 window:
- a CDS encoding MFS transporter — translation MNALPSSTESASTDANRTKTVRWVMAIAAAALLFDGYDLVVYGTVVSTLLRDPSQLGSLDAAQAGALGSYALMGAMVGALAAGAVGDFLGRRKLMLINIVWFSLGMAFTSMATAVPVFGVFRFLTGIGVGALVATAGAVVAEFAPAGKRNFYNAIVYSGVPAGGLLASLLAIVLNGMVDWRGLFMIGALPLVILFPLALVKLPESPRWLLARGRPKQALALSAKTGIPLQDETYHGGPAAGRSRISVEPPAAVRTDGRPLAGFAALASGNYLKPTILLGFMSFCGLLLTYGLNTWLPEIMGQHGYGKTYSLSFLLALNAGAVIGGLLASRSADRFGPKAVVSTTFVIAAASLVLLTLSFPLPVLLIAVAFAGVGSLGTQVLVYGFVSNYYPTPARTAGVAWCAGFGRLGGIGGPLVGGFLISAQLPSNAAFFVFAGVALAGGLVTMFVRQHELASEDLRHADQIRLPA, via the coding sequence ATGAACGCTCTGCCCTCATCAACTGAATCCGCGTCAACTGACGCGAACCGAACCAAAACAGTCCGCTGGGTGATGGCCATCGCGGCCGCAGCCCTGCTCTTTGACGGTTACGACCTGGTTGTTTATGGAACCGTCGTTTCGACTCTGCTGCGCGACCCCAGCCAGCTTGGGTCGTTAGATGCGGCCCAAGCCGGAGCCTTGGGCAGTTACGCCCTCATGGGAGCCATGGTGGGCGCGCTGGCCGCCGGCGCCGTGGGTGACTTCCTGGGCCGACGGAAGCTCATGCTCATCAACATCGTCTGGTTCTCCCTCGGCATGGCATTCACGTCCATGGCCACCGCCGTCCCGGTATTCGGCGTGTTTCGTTTCCTCACCGGGATCGGCGTGGGAGCGCTCGTCGCCACGGCGGGCGCTGTCGTCGCCGAGTTCGCTCCTGCCGGCAAACGAAACTTCTACAACGCGATCGTCTACTCGGGCGTGCCCGCGGGAGGGCTGCTCGCTTCACTGCTGGCAATCGTGCTCAACGGAATGGTCGACTGGCGCGGTCTGTTCATGATCGGCGCGTTGCCTCTTGTCATCCTGTTTCCGCTGGCACTCGTGAAGCTGCCGGAGTCACCGCGCTGGTTGCTCGCGCGCGGCCGCCCGAAGCAGGCGCTGGCTCTCTCCGCCAAGACCGGCATCCCGCTTCAAGACGAAACGTACCACGGCGGTCCGGCCGCCGGGCGGTCCCGGATCTCCGTGGAGCCACCGGCAGCGGTGCGCACGGACGGACGACCCCTCGCAGGCTTCGCGGCCCTTGCCTCCGGGAACTACCTCAAGCCCACCATCCTCCTAGGATTCATGAGTTTCTGCGGCCTGTTGCTCACGTACGGCCTGAATACCTGGCTACCGGAAATCATGGGACAGCATGGCTACGGCAAGACCTACTCACTGAGCTTCCTGCTGGCCCTCAACGCCGGTGCCGTGATCGGCGGCCTCCTGGCGTCGCGCTCCGCGGACAGGTTTGGGCCCAAGGCCGTTGTGTCCACCACGTTCGTCATCGCCGCGGCGTCCCTGGTGCTGCTCACGCTTAGCTTCCCCCTGCCCGTGCTGCTGATTGCGGTGGCCTTTGCCGGGGTGGGCAGCCTCGGCACCCAGGTCCTTGTCTACGGCTTCGTGTCCAACTACTACCCCACTCCGGCGCGGACAGCCGGCGTCGCATGGTGCGCGGGCTTTGGCCGCCTGGGCGGGATAGGGGGTCCGCTGGTGGGTGGCTTCCTGATCAGCGCCCAGCTGCCGAGCAACGCGGCATTCTTCGTTTTCGCCGGCGTGGCCCTTGCCGGCGGGCTCGTCACAATGTTCGTCCGCCAGCATGAACTGGCCAGCGAAGACCTCCGGCACGCTGACCAGATCCGGCTTCCCGCGTAG
- a CDS encoding LysR substrate-binding domain-containing protein, which translates to MELRHLRYFVVVAETCHFGQAAERLQMAQPPLSQQIRQLEAELGAELFTRTTRSVRLTPAGEAFFEDAQRILRNVEEAARRARQFAEGKAGTLRIGLTGTASYTQLPALARLVKEHLPHVVLDIHTEMLTPAIELALAAGEIDVGVLRPPASEPSLTVRAIARENFVVAIPAGHRLTSADTVTVGELRAEDFIMYPAGSRSVVNDAVIRACRAAGFHPNIAHESAKTSTQLSLVAAGLGIAVLPESVRGIALTGVQYRTVSGTEEVELAVAWRRASESPLVDAFLATLEDNHVFLESSYSGGLS; encoded by the coding sequence ATGGAGCTCCGGCATTTGCGCTACTTCGTCGTAGTCGCCGAAACGTGCCACTTCGGCCAGGCTGCCGAACGTCTGCAGATGGCCCAGCCGCCGCTGTCGCAGCAGATCCGCCAGCTGGAGGCCGAGCTTGGAGCGGAGCTGTTTACGCGGACTACCCGGAGCGTGCGGCTGACCCCGGCCGGTGAGGCGTTTTTCGAGGATGCGCAGCGTATCCTCCGGAACGTAGAGGAAGCCGCCCGGCGGGCGCGGCAGTTTGCCGAAGGCAAGGCGGGGACTCTTCGCATTGGATTGACGGGTACCGCCTCCTACACACAGCTTCCGGCCCTGGCGAGACTGGTGAAGGAACACCTGCCGCATGTCGTGCTGGACATCCACACTGAGATGCTGACGCCTGCCATTGAGCTGGCCCTCGCCGCAGGTGAAATCGACGTGGGTGTGCTGCGGCCGCCCGCCAGCGAACCGTCACTGACCGTGCGGGCCATAGCGCGGGAGAATTTCGTGGTGGCCATTCCTGCCGGTCACCGCCTCACGTCTGCTGACACCGTGACCGTCGGGGAACTGCGTGCCGAGGACTTCATCATGTACCCGGCCGGCTCCCGGTCAGTTGTCAACGATGCCGTTATCCGCGCGTGCCGTGCGGCGGGCTTCCACCCCAACATCGCGCATGAATCCGCCAAGACCTCGACGCAGCTGTCCCTCGTCGCAGCAGGACTCGGCATCGCCGTCCTCCCGGAATCCGTCCGTGGGATCGCGCTGACCGGTGTGCAGTACCGGACCGTGTCCGGTACTGAAGAGGTGGAGCTCGCGGTGGCGTGGCGCCGCGCTAGCGAGTCACCGCTGGTCGACGCCTTCCTCGCCACCCTCGAAGACAACCACGTCTTCCTGGAATCAAGCTACTCCGGAGGACTTTCGTGA
- a CDS encoding 1,6-dihydroxycyclohexa-2,4-diene-1-carboxylate dehydrogenase: MNPASPGAGSLQTGRVRAISPGRFAGKVVVVTGAAQGIGHAVASRVAAEGAHTILVDRAALVRDAAADLAADHKADGGTAVGLTADLESYEGASGAITEALQLHGRIDVLINNVGGTIWAKPFEHYAPDEITQEIQRSLFPTLWTCRAVLPHMIGQQSGVIVNVASVATRGVNRVPYAAAKGGVKAITAALALEAAPHGIRVVATAPGGTEAPPRQVARGPQPEGDTEKAWYQQIVDQTIESSLMKRYGTLDEQAGPIAFLASDEASYITGSVLAVAGGDLG, translated from the coding sequence TTGAACCCGGCCAGTCCCGGAGCCGGCAGCCTGCAAACCGGCAGGGTCCGCGCCATCAGCCCGGGCCGCTTCGCCGGGAAAGTCGTAGTGGTCACGGGCGCCGCCCAGGGCATCGGCCATGCCGTGGCCTCCCGGGTTGCAGCCGAGGGCGCCCACACCATCCTCGTGGACCGCGCCGCACTCGTCCGGGACGCGGCCGCGGACCTCGCCGCCGATCACAAGGCCGACGGCGGGACCGCCGTCGGCCTTACCGCCGACCTGGAAAGCTACGAAGGCGCAAGCGGCGCCATCACCGAAGCACTGCAGCTCCACGGCCGCATCGACGTCCTGATCAACAACGTGGGAGGCACCATCTGGGCCAAACCGTTCGAACACTACGCGCCCGACGAGATCACCCAGGAAATTCAGCGGTCCCTCTTCCCCACCCTTTGGACCTGCCGGGCCGTCCTTCCGCACATGATCGGGCAGCAGTCCGGCGTCATCGTCAACGTCGCCTCCGTTGCCACCCGCGGGGTCAACCGTGTTCCCTACGCCGCTGCAAAGGGCGGCGTGAAAGCCATCACCGCTGCCCTTGCGTTGGAAGCCGCTCCGCACGGGATCCGCGTGGTGGCCACGGCGCCCGGCGGCACTGAAGCACCGCCGCGCCAAGTGGCACGCGGCCCCCAGCCGGAAGGGGACACGGAGAAGGCCTGGTACCAGCAGATCGTGGACCAGACCATCGAATCATCCCTCATGAAACGCTACGGAACACTCGACGAGCAGGCCGGCCCGATCGCCTTCCTGGCCTCCGACGAAGCCTCCTACATCACCGGCAGCGTACTCGCCGTTGCCGGCGGCGACCTCGGCTAA
- the benB gene encoding benzoate 1,2-dioxygenase small subunit, with protein sequence MTQTFDIEAQAGVPAEATPAGPASLEDIRSFLYREARFLDDREFDRWLDCYHPEAEFWMPAWADDDQLTSDPQREISLIYYANRGGLEDRVFRIKTDRSSATSLPEPRTGHNITNVEVIGWRGSEVDVRFNWHTLYYRYQNIDPYFGTSFYTIDYSGTQPVITKKKVVLKNDYIHHVVDIYHI encoded by the coding sequence ATGACACAGACATTTGACATCGAGGCGCAGGCCGGAGTGCCGGCGGAGGCCACACCAGCCGGGCCGGCCAGCCTGGAGGACATCCGCTCGTTCCTCTACCGCGAAGCGCGGTTCCTTGACGACCGGGAATTTGACCGCTGGCTGGACTGCTACCACCCGGAAGCCGAGTTCTGGATGCCCGCCTGGGCCGACGACGACCAGCTCACCAGTGATCCCCAGCGTGAAATTTCGCTGATCTACTACGCCAACCGGGGCGGACTCGAAGACCGGGTCTTCCGCATCAAGACGGACCGCTCCAGCGCCACCAGCCTGCCCGAACCGCGGACCGGTCACAACATCACCAACGTGGAGGTCATCGGGTGGCGCGGCAGCGAAGTTGATGTCCGCTTCAACTGGCACACCCTCTACTACCGCTACCAGAACATCGATCCGTACTTCGGAACCTCGTTCTACACCATTGACTACTCCGGTACACAGCCTGTCATCACGAAGAAGAAGGTCGTCCTGAAAAACGACTACATCCACCACGTCGTGGACATCTACCACATCTAA
- the benA gene encoding benzoate 1,2-dioxygenase large subunit gives MTETLAGIRAHLDQALIEDHENGVYRAKRSIFTDEELFDLEMKHIFEGNWVYLAHESQIPNVGDYFTTYIGRQPVIISRDKQGGLNALINACSHRGAMLCRRKTDNRTTFTCPFHGWTFNNTGKLLKVKDPRDAGYPEQFNKEGSHDLTKVARFESYRGFLFGSINPDVKPLEEHLGESTKIIDMIVDQSPDGLEVLRGASTYTYDGNWKLQAENGADGYHVSATHWNYAATTARRTTGESANETKNMDAGGWAKQKGGYYSFDHGHLLLWTEWLDPSNRPLFDRREELVEKYGEAKADWMINISRNLCLYPNVYLMDQFGSQIRHFRPISVDKTEVTIYCIAPKGESAEARANRIRQYEDFFNASGMATPDDLEEFRSCQKTYLATAAPWNDLSRGVTHQITGPDANADVIGLNPISSGARTEDEGLYPIQHGYWVETMRKAAAAEEAALAAQN, from the coding sequence ATGACAGAGACGCTGGCGGGCATCCGCGCCCACCTCGACCAGGCCCTGATCGAGGATCATGAGAACGGCGTGTACCGCGCCAAGCGGAGTATCTTCACGGATGAGGAACTCTTCGACCTGGAAATGAAGCACATTTTCGAAGGCAACTGGGTGTACCTGGCGCACGAGAGCCAGATCCCTAACGTCGGCGACTACTTCACCACGTACATCGGCCGCCAGCCGGTCATCATCTCCCGCGACAAGCAGGGCGGACTGAACGCCCTGATCAACGCGTGCAGCCACCGCGGGGCGATGCTGTGCCGGCGCAAGACCGACAACCGCACCACTTTCACTTGTCCCTTCCACGGCTGGACATTCAACAACACCGGAAAGCTGCTCAAGGTCAAGGATCCCCGCGATGCCGGCTACCCGGAACAGTTCAACAAAGAGGGGTCCCATGACCTCACCAAGGTTGCACGGTTCGAGAGCTACCGGGGTTTCCTGTTCGGCAGCATCAACCCGGACGTGAAGCCGCTTGAAGAGCACCTGGGCGAATCCACGAAGATCATTGACATGATCGTGGACCAGTCCCCCGACGGCCTGGAAGTACTCCGCGGCGCATCCACCTATACCTATGACGGCAACTGGAAACTCCAGGCCGAAAACGGCGCCGATGGCTATCACGTCTCCGCGACACATTGGAACTATGCCGCCACCACAGCCCGCCGCACCACCGGCGAGTCAGCCAACGAAACCAAGAACATGGACGCCGGAGGTTGGGCCAAGCAAAAGGGCGGCTACTACTCCTTCGACCACGGCCACCTGCTGCTCTGGACCGAATGGCTGGACCCAAGCAACCGGCCGCTGTTCGACCGGCGCGAAGAACTCGTGGAAAAGTACGGCGAGGCCAAGGCGGACTGGATGATCAACATCTCCCGCAACCTCTGCCTTTACCCCAACGTCTACCTGATGGACCAGTTCGGTTCGCAGATCCGGCACTTCCGTCCAATCTCCGTCGACAAGACAGAGGTGACCATTTACTGCATCGCCCCGAAGGGCGAAAGCGCTGAAGCCCGGGCCAACCGGATCCGCCAGTACGAGGACTTCTTCAACGCTTCAGGCATGGCCACTCCCGACGATCTGGAGGAGTTCCGCTCCTGCCAGAAGACCTACCTCGCCACCGCAGCACCCTGGAACGACCTCAGCCGCGGCGTGACCCACCAGATCACGGGTCCTGATGCCAACGCGGACGTCATCGGGCTCAATCCGATTTCCAGCGGCGCCCGGACCGAGGACGAAGGCCTTTATCCCATCCAGCACGGCTACTGGGTGGAAACGATGCGCAAGGCGGCAGCCGCCGAAGAAGCAGCACTCGCCGCCCAGAACTAG
- a CDS encoding LacI family DNA-binding transcriptional regulator — protein MIDVDLTAAQTAALFTSGLAVASVGMHDVPWDNVGIDNEAAAKVATNRLLTLGHWDIAFLAGEQTGNGTTVATAERRRGFESALAEHDVVVNPDWVIEAGYTVQGGRKAMSEIIQHRGNLPSAVFAGCDEVAFGALMALKEHGLSCPEDISMIGIDDHPMSWILGLTTIAQPVADEAAFAASLLLDRLQKPEETPIPGNHQLPTALAERTSTKRHRS, from the coding sequence GTGATTGACGTCGACCTCACCGCCGCCCAAACAGCCGCCCTGTTCACCAGTGGGCTGGCGGTCGCCAGCGTCGGCATGCATGACGTCCCCTGGGACAACGTCGGCATAGATAACGAAGCCGCGGCCAAAGTGGCCACGAACAGGCTGCTCACGCTCGGGCACTGGGACATAGCCTTCCTCGCTGGAGAACAGACCGGCAACGGCACGACAGTGGCCACGGCCGAACGCAGGAGGGGTTTCGAGTCGGCCCTCGCCGAACACGACGTCGTCGTCAACCCGGACTGGGTGATCGAAGCCGGCTACACCGTCCAAGGCGGACGGAAGGCCATGTCCGAGATCATCCAGCATCGCGGGAACCTGCCCAGCGCCGTCTTCGCAGGCTGCGACGAGGTTGCTTTTGGGGCCCTCATGGCCCTGAAAGAACACGGCCTATCGTGCCCGGAGGACATCTCGATGATAGGCATCGATGATCACCCGATGAGCTGGATACTCGGCCTCACCACAATTGCCCAGCCGGTCGCCGACGAAGCCGCATTTGCCGCGTCCCTGCTCCTGGACAGGCTGCAAAAGCCCGAAGAAACCCCCATCCCCGGCAACCACCAACTGCCCACGGCCCTCGCCGAGCGCACCAGCACAAAGCGTCACCGTTCCTGA
- the benC gene encoding benzoate 1,2-dioxygenase electron transfer component BenC, with amino-acid sequence MSYQIALSFEDGVTRFVTANPNETVADAAYKSRINIPFDCRDGACGTCKAFCESGKYDGGDYIDEALTEDEAEKGFCLPCQMVPETDLVLQIAGTSEMAKVGATTFEATVKELTWFADNTAAVTLALENRGDLNFLPGQYMNFAVPDTDAVRSYSFSSGPSADELRFLIRTAPDGAMTTYLKERAAVGDALPLTGPMGSFFLRDIKRPVLMLAGGTGIAPLLSMLEKIATGLEEAPAHPVHLSYGVTFDKDLVELDKLQHYAEAIDSFTYSYCVADPESAAPHKGYVTQHITPAQLNDGDVDVYLCGPPAMVDAVRKYWDTQGITPANFYYERFAVGSTASAPALAGASA; translated from the coding sequence ATGAGTTACCAGATTGCCCTCAGCTTCGAAGACGGAGTCACCCGCTTTGTCACCGCCAACCCCAATGAAACAGTGGCCGACGCCGCGTACAAATCACGGATCAACATCCCGTTCGACTGCCGCGACGGCGCCTGCGGCACCTGCAAGGCCTTCTGCGAATCAGGAAAGTACGACGGCGGCGATTACATCGATGAAGCCCTCACCGAGGACGAAGCCGAGAAGGGCTTCTGCCTCCCCTGCCAAATGGTTCCGGAGACCGACCTCGTCTTACAGATAGCCGGCACGTCCGAGATGGCCAAGGTGGGCGCAACCACTTTCGAGGCCACCGTCAAGGAGCTGACCTGGTTCGCGGACAACACCGCCGCCGTTACCCTGGCGCTGGAGAATCGCGGGGACCTGAACTTCCTGCCCGGCCAGTACATGAACTTCGCGGTCCCCGACACCGATGCCGTGAGGTCCTACTCGTTCAGCAGCGGCCCATCAGCGGACGAGCTGCGCTTCCTCATCCGCACCGCCCCCGACGGGGCCATGACCACCTACCTCAAGGAGCGTGCCGCCGTCGGCGATGCACTCCCCCTGACCGGCCCCATGGGGAGCTTCTTCCTCCGGGACATCAAGCGTCCTGTCCTCATGCTGGCCGGCGGCACAGGCATCGCACCGCTGCTGTCCATGCTGGAAAAAATAGCCACAGGACTCGAAGAAGCGCCTGCCCACCCGGTGCACCTCTCCTACGGCGTCACCTTCGACAAGGACCTCGTGGAGCTGGACAAACTCCAGCATTACGCAGAAGCCATCGACAGCTTCACTTACAGCTACTGCGTCGCGGACCCTGAAAGCGCGGCCCCGCACAAGGGCTACGTGACTCAGCACATCACCCCCGCCCAGCTGAACGACGGCGACGTCGACGTGTACCTGTGCGGCCCGCCGGCGATGGTGGATGCCGTCCGCAAGTACTGGGACACCCAGGGCATCACCCCGGCCAACTTCTACTACGAACGCTTTGCCGTCGGCAGCACCGCGTCAGCACCGGCACTGGCAGGGGCGTCCGCTTGA
- a CDS encoding LuxR family transcriptional regulator, translating to MPDFHLDLYAGRTAEIQHLQDLLQSVRSGAPGVAIIRGDQGLGKTSLVEHFLRLDAKAGNRSTVLRAAGALWERDSDFGLIRQLLLSPRLEPNAGIPERPGGFGDVLLAEITRLAGEAGHALILWIDDIQWADRPSLRALLHVLRRLQPIALLTILSTDPTLSELDDAAAGLLSFPSAQTIRLAPLTPGDVQLIARQIHGTGGSELSLPAARSLIEHTGGRPGLVRPLLEQFHPSAWSTGQRVLPVPAELAASISRKLAGLPPEALPLAEAAAVLGVRSPLAQAAGLAGISNVLPAVDAVQAAGLMTLSTDATETMLQFPLPVVWAAAYQNLAAGRRIALHSSAARLTALPHEQLRHRAAAALLPDASLANELKEAASSFAATGAWGSAAEAYAQASRLNPLQEQRQSLLVRAVDAMVGAGQLPRASAAVEGLAPGPQGDAVRAYLAILFGRPAEADALLEKAWKAVDAATDPGTAAQICQRQVLHSLARFDGRELVTWAVRARSIAPAGSPAAIEARAIEGLGLGAVGRFSEAEESYRVVERLTENSAQQQRINMGKGWLHLAMDRPEEARSELASAVPTEFRHGSHRISLWAQGWLARTDLALGAWDSALRTVENAVTVQEESGIELLRPLLHWSGAQIHALRGNWDSAAHHLERAAVATDSYPIMLLPYSIAQAQVAEVRADYDGVVRALLPVVRMRRSSGIDEPGFWPWQDHYANALVMVGRVEEAGQFLRPLELLAEKRQHRSTQARLAYVRGRIHAAAGDLDAARLSFHGGLAKIETLPMPYARARILFAYGQSFRRAGKRREAADALIQARELFSVLGALAYADRCSRELRASGVSTEDSGSTSTSAPAASGSPDLHEELTDQEQAVARLVAAGLSNKSAAAELYVSVKTVQYHLTRIYRKLHVSSRSELAALYTEGRRGRQER from the coding sequence ATGCCCGATTTTCACCTCGACCTCTACGCCGGACGCACCGCGGAGATCCAACACCTGCAGGACCTGCTCCAGTCTGTCCGCTCCGGAGCCCCTGGAGTCGCCATAATCCGCGGCGACCAGGGTTTGGGCAAGACCTCCCTGGTGGAACACTTCCTCCGTCTGGATGCGAAGGCGGGTAACCGGTCAACAGTCCTCCGGGCGGCCGGAGCCCTGTGGGAACGCGATAGTGACTTCGGGCTGATTCGGCAGCTGCTTCTCTCGCCTCGCCTGGAACCGAACGCTGGAATCCCGGAGCGGCCCGGCGGGTTCGGAGACGTCCTTCTTGCTGAAATAACCCGTCTCGCCGGCGAGGCCGGTCACGCACTGATTCTCTGGATCGACGACATCCAATGGGCAGACCGGCCATCGCTGCGGGCCCTCTTGCATGTTCTGCGCCGGCTGCAGCCCATCGCGTTGCTGACCATACTGTCAACGGACCCGACGCTGAGCGAACTGGATGATGCCGCCGCCGGACTTCTTAGCTTTCCCTCCGCTCAGACCATAAGGCTGGCTCCACTTACTCCGGGCGATGTGCAGCTCATTGCCCGGCAGATTCATGGCACCGGCGGTTCCGAACTTTCCCTGCCGGCAGCCAGGAGCCTCATCGAACACACCGGCGGCCGCCCGGGGCTTGTCCGGCCCCTCTTGGAACAGTTCCATCCGTCCGCCTGGTCAACCGGACAGAGAGTCCTGCCGGTACCCGCCGAACTGGCGGCGTCTATCAGCAGGAAGCTGGCCGGGCTGCCGCCGGAAGCCCTCCCGCTTGCCGAAGCGGCGGCCGTACTTGGCGTCCGCTCCCCGCTGGCCCAGGCAGCCGGCCTGGCGGGGATTTCGAATGTCCTGCCTGCCGTCGACGCGGTTCAGGCAGCGGGTCTGATGACGCTATCCACTGACGCAACAGAGACCATGCTTCAGTTCCCGCTACCCGTGGTGTGGGCTGCGGCCTATCAGAACCTTGCGGCCGGACGCAGAATTGCGCTGCATTCCTCAGCCGCCCGTCTGACTGCCTTGCCGCACGAGCAGCTGAGACACCGGGCAGCTGCAGCCTTGTTGCCTGACGCTTCACTGGCGAATGAACTGAAGGAGGCGGCCTCCTCTTTCGCCGCAACCGGCGCCTGGGGGTCCGCCGCCGAAGCGTACGCCCAAGCCTCCCGGCTCAACCCGCTGCAGGAGCAACGGCAATCCCTTCTCGTCAGGGCCGTGGACGCCATGGTGGGCGCCGGACAGCTGCCCCGCGCCTCCGCGGCGGTGGAAGGCTTAGCACCGGGGCCGCAGGGCGATGCGGTCCGCGCGTATCTGGCGATTCTCTTTGGCCGTCCTGCCGAGGCCGATGCTTTGCTCGAAAAGGCGTGGAAAGCCGTAGACGCCGCGACAGATCCGGGGACGGCAGCTCAAATATGCCAGCGGCAGGTGCTTCACTCCCTGGCCCGGTTTGATGGCCGGGAACTGGTGACCTGGGCCGTCCGGGCCAGAAGCATTGCGCCGGCAGGCAGCCCGGCGGCGATCGAGGCCCGCGCCATTGAAGGACTCGGGCTCGGGGCCGTGGGCCGATTCAGCGAAGCAGAAGAGAGCTACCGCGTAGTCGAACGGCTGACCGAAAACAGCGCGCAGCAACAGCGGATCAACATGGGCAAGGGCTGGCTGCATCTGGCCATGGACCGGCCCGAAGAAGCCCGGAGCGAGCTCGCCAGCGCTGTGCCGACAGAATTCCGCCATGGCTCCCACCGGATTTCCCTGTGGGCACAGGGCTGGCTGGCGAGGACTGATCTAGCCTTGGGTGCCTGGGACAGCGCCCTGAGAACCGTCGAGAATGCCGTGACCGTCCAGGAAGAGTCCGGCATTGAGCTACTACGGCCGCTGCTGCACTGGAGCGGCGCACAGATCCACGCTCTGCGCGGTAATTGGGACTCGGCTGCCCATCACTTGGAGCGGGCCGCCGTCGCGACCGACAGCTACCCGATAATGCTCCTGCCGTACAGCATTGCCCAAGCGCAGGTGGCCGAGGTCAGGGCAGATTACGACGGCGTTGTCCGGGCCCTGCTACCTGTCGTCCGGATGCGACGCAGCAGCGGAATCGATGAACCGGGATTCTGGCCCTGGCAGGACCACTACGCCAATGCCTTGGTCATGGTGGGACGGGTGGAGGAAGCCGGGCAATTCCTCCGCCCCCTTGAGCTTCTTGCGGAGAAGCGTCAACACAGGTCAACACAGGCAAGGCTGGCTTACGTTCGCGGCAGGATCCACGCGGCCGCAGGTGACCTCGATGCTGCCCGGCTCAGCTTCCATGGCGGTCTGGCAAAAATAGAAACACTGCCGATGCCCTACGCGCGGGCCCGGATCCTCTTCGCCTACGGTCAGTCTTTCCGACGCGCGGGGAAGCGACGGGAGGCCGCGGACGCGCTGATCCAAGCCCGCGAACTCTTTTCCGTGCTTGGCGCACTGGCATACGCCGATCGCTGTTCCCGTGAACTGCGGGCCAGCGGGGTCAGCACGGAGGACAGCGGCAGCACAAGCACATCAGCCCCGGCAGCGTCCGGCTCGCCGGACCTGCACGAAGAACTGACGGATCAGGAACAAGCCGTTGCGAGGCTGGTCGCTGCCGGCCTAAGCAACAAGAGTGCGGCAGCTGAATTGTACGTTTCCGTGAAGACCGTGCAGTACCACCTGACCCGGATATACAGAAAGCTCCACGTCAGTTCGCGTTCAGAGCTAGCCGCCTTGTACACGGAAGGACGCCGGGGCCGTCAGGAACGGTGA
- a CDS encoding mandelate racemase/muconate lactonizing enzyme family protein, which translates to MKIISIEAIPFAIPYLKPLRFASGEVHTASHVLVRIQTSEGVVGFAEAPARPFTYGKTQESIVAVIETLFAPQITGMSILDREQVHAVMDRTVGNPTAKSALDMAIWDAIGKTLGQPVTALLGGFSDGMRVSHMLGFAEPARMVAEAERMRDTYGITTFKVKVGRRPFGLDVAVCRALREELGPDIELYVDGNRGWTPSESLRALNAMADLDLTLAEELCPADDVLGRKWLVERCPVPFVADESATNPGQVTRELLSGAANAVSIKTARTGFSHSQRVLFQCDGLGAEVVMGNQIDGQLGTLCTVTFGAAFQSTTRRAGELSNFLDMSDDLLADPLEIVGGRLAARQVPGIGIDIDPEKLGKYRLDANN; encoded by the coding sequence GTGAAGATCATTTCCATCGAGGCGATTCCATTCGCCATCCCTTACCTCAAGCCCCTGCGGTTCGCCAGCGGCGAGGTGCACACCGCCTCACACGTCCTGGTCCGCATACAGACTTCTGAGGGTGTCGTCGGATTTGCCGAAGCGCCAGCCAGGCCCTTTACCTATGGCAAAACCCAGGAATCCATCGTGGCGGTGATCGAAACGCTGTTCGCGCCCCAGATCACGGGAATGTCCATCCTGGATCGAGAGCAAGTGCATGCCGTCATGGACAGAACTGTCGGCAACCCGACCGCCAAGTCGGCCCTGGACATGGCCATCTGGGACGCCATCGGCAAAACCCTCGGGCAACCTGTGACGGCCCTGTTGGGCGGCTTCTCGGACGGCATGCGCGTCAGTCATATGCTCGGCTTCGCGGAGCCCGCCAGGATGGTGGCCGAAGCGGAGCGCATGCGCGACACCTACGGGATCACCACGTTCAAGGTGAAGGTGGGCCGCAGGCCGTTTGGCCTGGATGTGGCTGTCTGCCGTGCGCTCCGTGAGGAACTCGGTCCAGACATTGAACTGTACGTTGACGGTAACCGCGGCTGGACGCCGTCGGAATCCCTGCGCGCCCTCAACGCCATGGCGGACCTTGACCTGACGCTCGCCGAAGAGCTGTGCCCGGCCGACGACGTCCTCGGCCGGAAGTGGCTCGTGGAGCGCTGCCCTGTCCCGTTCGTGGCCGACGAAAGTGCCACGAACCCAGGACAAGTGACGCGCGAACTTCTCAGCGGAGCCGCCAATGCCGTCAGCATCAAGACGGCCCGCACCGGTTTCTCGCACTCCCAGCGCGTCCTGTTCCAGTGCGACGGACTGGGTGCCGAGGTGGTGATGGGCAACCAGATCGATGGCCAGCTCGGAACCCTGTGCACGGTCACGTTCGGCGCAGCCTTCCAGTCGACCACCCGGCGGGCGGGAGAGCTCTCCAACTTCCTGGACATGAGCGATGATCTCCTGGCCGATCCCCTCGAAATCGTGGGCGGCAGGCTTGCGGCACGCCAGGTCCCCGGCATCGGAATCGACATTGATCCCGAGAAGCTGGGCAAGTACCGGCTCGACGCCAACAACTGA